Proteins encoded in a region of the Quercus lobata isolate SW786 chromosome 8, ValleyOak3.0 Primary Assembly, whole genome shotgun sequence genome:
- the LOC115954814 gene encoding probable protein S-acyltransferase 15, which translates to MKCQRFLSIPVSAVLLLMGFVYYITLFVFIEDWVGLQSSAGSLNALIFSFLGFLCLVSFSACVLIDPGHVPPSYVPDVEQSRASDQEPNNNGAQPRPCDKCFTYKPPRAHHCRICRRCVLRMDHHCMWINNCVGYWNYKAFFVLVLYAAISSIYSTVVLISCSFQKDFSGRVPLKMFYVICGAGMIGLSVTFGTLLGWHVYLIIHNMTTIEYHEGVRAAWLAEKSGQNYRHPFYRSVYQNITSVLGPNMLKWLCPTAVSHLKDGLAFPISHDSL; encoded by the exons ATGAAGTGCCAAAGATTTCTCTCCATCCCAGTCTCAGCCGTGTTACTGTTAATGGGTTTTGTGTATTACATCACGCTATTCGTTTTCATCGaggattgggttgggttacagAGCTCAGCTGGGTCTTTGAACgctctcattttctctttccttgGTTTTCTCTGCCTCGTCTCTTTCTCTGCCTGTGTTCTCATTGACCCAGGTCACGTTCCACCTTCTTATGTCCCTGATGTTGAACAAAGCCGGGCCTCGGATCAAGAACCCAACAATAat GGTGCACAACCAAGGCCCTGTGACAAATGCTTTACATACAAGCCCCCTAGAGCTCATCATTGTCGGATCTGCAGAAGATGTGTTTTGAGGATG GATCATCACTGTATGTGGATAAACAATTGTGTTGGCTATTGGAACTATAAAGCCTTTTTTGTTCTTGTCTTATATGCAGCTATAAGTAGCATCTACTCTACG GTTGTGTTAATAAGCTGTTCATTTCAAAAGGATTTCAGCGGGAGGGTTCCCCTCAAGATGTTTTAT GTTATTTGTGGAGCAGGGATGATTGGTTTGAGTGTTACATTTGGAACTCTTTTGGGTTGGCATGTCTACCTTATCATTCATAATATGACAACCATAGAG TATCACGAAGGAGTACGGGCAGCATGGTTGGCTGAGAAGTCTGGTCAGAATTATCGACATCCATTCTATCGTAGTGTTTACCAAAACATAACctcg GTTTTAGGTCCAAACATGCTGAAATGGTTGTGCCCCACAGCAGTGAGTCATCTAAAAGATGGTCTTGCCTTCCCTATTTCACATGATAGTTTATAA